A window of the Streptomyces albireticuli genome harbors these coding sequences:
- a CDS encoding TetR/AcrR family transcriptional regulator: protein MTSMASARTTAAQQPETPQLGLRERKKIQTRQAIRRAAYRLFAEQGYDATPVEQIAEAAEVSPSTVFRYFATKEDIVLTDEQDPLLEAGLRARPAGEPVLESLRHVVLDVLGHLAATERTELVQRTRLAREVPVIRGRTAEQAARDADMLAAVLAERAGREADSLEIRVICVAVMAAVDETLWQWVTSGQEQDLLGLVNRTMDLLASGMKP, encoded by the coding sequence ATGACGTCCATGGCCTCCGCACGTACGACAGCCGCCCAGCAGCCCGAGACGCCCCAGCTCGGGCTGCGCGAGCGGAAGAAGATCCAGACCCGGCAGGCGATCCGCCGGGCCGCCTACCGGTTGTTCGCCGAGCAGGGGTACGACGCGACCCCGGTCGAGCAGATCGCCGAGGCTGCCGAGGTCTCGCCCAGCACGGTCTTCCGCTACTTCGCCACCAAGGAGGACATCGTCCTCACCGACGAACAGGACCCGCTCCTGGAGGCCGGACTGCGGGCTCGCCCGGCTGGCGAGCCGGTGCTCGAATCCCTGCGGCACGTCGTCCTCGACGTCCTGGGGCACCTCGCGGCCACCGAGCGCACCGAACTCGTCCAGCGCACACGTCTCGCGCGGGAGGTGCCCGTGATCCGGGGCCGAACGGCCGAACAGGCCGCACGGGACGCGGACATGCTCGCCGCCGTCCTGGCCGAACGCGCCGGACGCGAGGCCGACTCGCTGGAGATCCGCGTCATCTGCGTGGCCGTGATGGCCGCCGTCGACGAAACCCTGTGGCAGTGGGTGACCAGCGGCCAAGAACAAGACCTGCTGGGGCTCGTCAACCGGACCATGGACCTCCTCGCCAGCGGTATGAAGCCATGA
- a CDS encoding MFS transporter has protein sequence MSTPARADPRRWWALVALVAANLVLSFDTTILNVALPSMSAQLGAGSGQLQWIANSYIVVFAALMLPAGLLGDRFGRRRMLVCGLGVFLAGSLLGTLAHTAELVIAARTVMGAGAALIMPLALAALPSLFAPEERTRALGAISAVSALGLPLGPLVGGWLLKHFWWGSVFFINVPLVLIGIAACVFLLPETRDPASPRIDAVSTLLTVTGLGALIFGLNEGPARGWASPLIAGAFLASLALLAALVWRGRGQPRPMLDVSLLRERAFLWSTAAATLISLVLAGLMFVLPQYLQGVLGYDTLGAGLGMLPLMAGMVIASKATGAITARLGARAVITGGLLALSAAAFLGSTTGAGDGYGITALWLAVAGLGIGAAVVPAMGTALGSLHGERAGSGSGLLTTVRQFGGAVGVALLGSLLAGAYTARLDPGGLPAAEAGAAAESVGAAQAVAERLGAEHLAASADSAFLHGQSLVLTVSGTAALAVALLVAARLPTPARRNTEQ, from the coding sequence GTGTCCACGCCCGCGAGAGCTGATCCGCGGCGTTGGTGGGCCCTGGTCGCCCTGGTCGCCGCGAATCTGGTGCTCAGCTTCGACACGACGATCCTGAACGTGGCGCTCCCGTCGATGTCCGCCCAGCTGGGCGCCGGCAGCGGGCAGCTGCAATGGATCGCCAACAGTTACATCGTGGTGTTCGCCGCCCTGATGCTCCCGGCGGGACTGCTGGGCGACCGTTTCGGCCGCCGCCGCATGCTCGTCTGCGGCCTCGGCGTCTTCCTGGCCGGCTCTCTGCTGGGAACGCTGGCGCATACCGCCGAGCTGGTCATCGCCGCCCGTACGGTCATGGGGGCCGGGGCCGCGCTGATCATGCCGCTGGCCCTGGCGGCGCTCCCCTCGCTGTTCGCGCCTGAGGAGCGCACCCGGGCGCTCGGCGCGATCTCCGCGGTCTCCGCGCTGGGCCTGCCGCTCGGCCCGCTCGTCGGCGGCTGGCTGCTGAAGCACTTCTGGTGGGGCTCGGTCTTCTTCATCAACGTGCCGCTGGTGCTCATAGGGATCGCCGCCTGCGTCTTCCTGCTGCCTGAGACCCGGGATCCGGCCTCGCCCCGCATCGACGCCGTGTCCACACTGCTCACGGTCACAGGCCTGGGCGCGCTGATCTTCGGGCTCAACGAGGGGCCCGCTCGCGGCTGGGCCAGTCCGCTGATCGCGGGCGCGTTCCTGGCCTCGTTGGCGCTGTTGGCCGCCCTCGTGTGGCGGGGGCGCGGCCAGCCGCGGCCCATGCTCGATGTGTCCCTGCTGCGTGAGCGCGCCTTTCTGTGGAGCACCGCGGCCGCCACCTTGATCTCGCTCGTCCTGGCCGGGCTGATGTTCGTGCTGCCCCAGTACCTCCAGGGCGTCCTCGGTTACGACACGCTGGGCGCCGGTCTGGGGATGCTGCCGCTGATGGCCGGGATGGTGATCGCCTCCAAAGCCACCGGGGCGATCACCGCGCGCCTCGGAGCGCGCGCCGTGATCACCGGCGGGCTGCTCGCGCTGTCCGCCGCCGCCTTCCTCGGCTCGACCACCGGCGCCGGGGACGGCTACGGGATCACCGCGCTGTGGCTGGCGGTCGCCGGACTGGGAATCGGCGCCGCTGTCGTGCCCGCCATGGGCACGGCGCTGGGCTCCCTGCACGGCGAGCGCGCGGGCAGCGGCTCCGGGCTGCTGACCACCGTGCGGCAGTTCGGCGGCGCGGTCGGTGTGGCGCTGCTGGGCAGCCTGCTGGCCGGCGCGTACACCGCACGCCTGGACCCCGGGGGCCTGCCCGCGGCCGAAGCCGGGGCGGCTGCGGAGTCCGTCGGCGCCGCCCAGGCCGTCGCCGAACGTCTCGGCGCCGAGCACCTGGCCGCCAGCGCCGACAGCGCGTTCCTGCACGGTCAGAGCCTCGTCCTGACGGTGAGCGGTACCGCGGCTCTGGCCGTCGCGCTGCTCGTGGCCGCCCGCCTGCCCACCCCCGCCCGGAGGAATACCGAACAATGA